A part of Camelus bactrianus isolate YW-2024 breed Bactrian camel chromosome 7, ASM4877302v1, whole genome shotgun sequence genomic DNA contains:
- the RAMP3 gene encoding receptor activity-modifying protein 3 isoform X1, which yields MYAITHQDTHSRVFFLTIGWEPKLEVMSGQGGDPTHGNWVPGVDEWTGSEGQTGECSPVGGCNETRMLELLPWCGEAFANMMHKVEVWKRCNLSEFITYYESFTNCTESKAKVVGCYWPNHLAQGFVTDVHRRFFHNCTVDRPHWEDPPDEILIPLIVAPILLTLAMTGLVVWHSKRTDRLL from the exons atgtatgcaaTCACACACCAGGACACTCACAGCAGGGTTTTTTTCTTGACTATAGGATGGGAGCCAAAGCTGGAGGTCATGAGTGGCCAAGGGGGGGACCCAACCCATGGAAATTGGGTGCCCGGGGTGGATGAGTGGACAGGTTCTGAAGGTCAGACAG GTGAGTGTTCCCCAGTGGGCGGCTGCAATGAGACCCGCATGCTGGAGTTGCTGCCCTGGTGCGGGGAGGCCTTCGCCAACATGATGCACAAGGTGGAGGTCTGGAAGCGGTGCAACCTGTCCGAGTTCATCAC GTACTACGAGAGCTTCACCAACTGCACAGAGTCGAAAGCCAAGGTGGTGGGCTGCTACTGGCCCAACCACCTGGCCCAGGGCTTCGTCACCGACGTCCACAGGCGGTTCTTCCACAACTGCACGGTGgacaggccgcactgggaggacCCCCCGGATGAAATTCTCATCCCGCTCATTGTCGCACCCATCCTGCTGACCCTCGCCATGACTGGCCTGGTGGTGTGGCACAGCAAACGCACCGACCGGCTGCTGTGA
- the RAMP3 gene encoding receptor activity-modifying protein 3 isoform X2 yields the protein MEARARWRPHLLTPPPPPPPLLLLLPLLLLCGECSPVGGCNETRMLELLPWCGEAFANMMHKVEVWKRCNLSEFITYYESFTNCTESKAKVVGCYWPNHLAQGFVTDVHRRFFHNCTVDRPHWEDPPDEILIPLIVAPILLTLAMTGLVVWHSKRTDRLL from the exons ATGGAGGCAAGAGCGCGGTGGCGCCCGCATCTTCtcacgccgccgccgccgccgccgccgctgctgctgctgctgccgctgctgctgctctgcG GTGAGTGTTCCCCAGTGGGCGGCTGCAATGAGACCCGCATGCTGGAGTTGCTGCCCTGGTGCGGGGAGGCCTTCGCCAACATGATGCACAAGGTGGAGGTCTGGAAGCGGTGCAACCTGTCCGAGTTCATCAC GTACTACGAGAGCTTCACCAACTGCACAGAGTCGAAAGCCAAGGTGGTGGGCTGCTACTGGCCCAACCACCTGGCCCAGGGCTTCGTCACCGACGTCCACAGGCGGTTCTTCCACAACTGCACGGTGgacaggccgcactgggaggacCCCCCGGATGAAATTCTCATCCCGCTCATTGTCGCACCCATCCTGCTGACCCTCGCCATGACTGGCCTGGTGGTGTGGCACAGCAAACGCACCGACCGGCTGCTGTGA